From Meiothermus sp., a single genomic window includes:
- a CDS encoding DeoR/GlpR family DNA-binding transcription regulator, which yields MKTEERRSKIIELLEQKGSVLVEELSAAFGVSQVTIRKDLSELEARGLLHRTHGGATYTHKSLFNPSFREKIHLQQAEKQAIARAALEHIEEGDTLILDAGSTTLTLVRLMKRHFRSLYIITNSIPIVSELVDTRFELLLIGGQVRHHSMALIGPAAVRTLEVYHADKAFMCATGVSLQKGYTTPNPYEAETKQAMLRAADTAFALVDSSKLGRATLVSFASLGQIGLLITDTGAPEAFLAELERQGRPYRLAQPEGHSVARAG from the coding sequence ATGAAAACTGAGGAGCGGCGCAGCAAAATCATTGAGCTACTGGAGCAGAAGGGGTCGGTGCTGGTCGAGGAGCTTTCGGCCGCCTTTGGGGTGAGCCAGGTGACCATCCGCAAGGATTTGAGCGAACTCGAGGCCCGCGGCCTGCTGCACCGCACCCACGGCGGGGCCACCTACACCCACAAGAGCCTCTTCAATCCTTCCTTCCGGGAGAAGATACACCTCCAGCAGGCCGAGAAGCAGGCCATTGCCAGGGCCGCGTTGGAGCACATCGAGGAGGGCGATACCCTGATTCTGGACGCGGGCAGCACTACCCTGACCCTGGTGCGGCTGATGAAGCGGCACTTCCGCTCGCTGTACATCATCACCAACTCCATACCTATCGTCAGCGAGCTGGTGGATACCCGCTTCGAGCTTTTGCTCATCGGGGGCCAGGTGCGCCACCACAGCATGGCCCTGATTGGCCCGGCGGCGGTGCGAACCCTCGAGGTCTACCACGCCGACAAGGCCTTCATGTGCGCCACCGGGGTCTCGCTGCAGAAGGGCTACACCACCCCCAACCCCTACGAGGCCGAGACCAAACAGGCCATGCTACGGGCCGCCGACACCGCTTTTGCCCTGGTGGACTCCAGCAAGCTGGGCCGGGCCACTTTGGTCAGCTTCGCCAGCCTGGGCCAGATTGGCCTGCTCATCACCGATACCGGGGCGCCGGAGGCCTTCCTGGCCGAGCTGGAACGCCAGGGGCGCCCCTACCGGTTGGCCCAGCCGGAGGGGCATAGCGTGGCCAGGGCGGGCTAG